The segment TGACGATGTCGACCGCCTCGTCGACCTCGTGAAAAATGCGAGCACTCATGCCGGCTCCAGGGCGATGTTCTCGAGCACGACTGCGAGCCCCTGCCCCACGCCGATGCAGATGGCTGCGACCCCCCAGCGCGTATTCTCCAACCGCATCCGGTGGGCAAGCGTCGCGAGCACGCGATCGCCCGATGCACCGAGATCGCCCGATGCACCGAGATCCCCCGCTTGGTTGGCGCAGCCCCAGACGATCTCTTCGATCGCGCCGGGATCCATCTCGGGACTGCGCTCGAGCAGCTGGCGCAATACGTGTGCGCCAAGGTCGTCCGGACGCTGACCGGCGAGCGCACCCCCGAAACGGCCGAAGGGTGTACGAACGTACGAGAACAGGAAGGGATCTGTCACACGACGAACGCTAGGGTTCCCGATTCATAGCGTCCAATAGCGTTTCCATGCCGATTGACAATCTGGGGATATGATTGCCAGGTGGAGATCAGACACTTGGACGCGTTTGAGGCAGTCGCCCGGCATCGGCACTTCACGCGCGCAGCCGAGGAACTACACATCACCCAGCCGGCGTTGTCGGTGCACATCAAGCAACTTGAACGCGAGCTCGGCGTCACGTTGATGTCGCGGACCACCCGGCGCGTCTCGCTCACAGAGGCTGGGCAGCACCTGTGGGACCACGTAGGCGTCATCCGCCGCGAGCTCGGAAGCCTTCGAGAGCACATGTCCTTGTTTGCCGACGGACGCACGGGACGGGTGCGTGTCGGATGTGTCGGCACGGCGACCTACGACATCCTGCCGCTCCTCGCTCGTCGGATGCGAGCCGAGTTGCCCGACGTCGACCTTGAGGTCAAGGGCGAGCTTCTCACTTCGGAGCTCCTGACCGGGCTCGTCGCTCGCGAGTTCGACCTCGTGCTGGTTCGGCAGACGATGGATGTCCACGGCCGAACGGAGCCCTCGCCCGACCGCGCATCGCGTGATACCGATGAGCGCCTCGACACGTTTCTAGATGCACCTCTAGATCCTCGGCTCGACATCGTCGTCGAGCACCTGCGCACAGAACGCCTCATCGCCGCCGTCGCCACGAGTCATCCTTTGGCCTCTCGTCGGCACGTCTCGCTCGCCGAGCTCGCGCTCGATCCGTTTGTCTCCCATCCTGCGGACGGACTCTCCGCGTACCAGCCGATCATGCTGGCCGCATGCGCGCGCGCCGGCTTCGTCCCACAGATCGCCCTGACCGCGCCAGGCACTGCGGCGCTCATGCTGTTCGTCGCGGCGGGCATCGGCGTCTCCCTTGTACCCGCGCCCGTAACAAGCTTGAAGCTGGACGGAGTGGCGTATCTCGATCTCGATGAGGACGAGACCGTCGATCTAGTGCTGGCTTCCAGACGCGGGGAGCGCAGCGCGGCGGTGCTTCGCACTCGCGGCCTGGTAGTGGACCTGGTATCCACCGCATGAGCCGGCGCCGGGCCCACGCTCGCCCCCGTCCGACTCATCCGCCTGCCGCTCGCCTCACCTTCGAATAGACGCCGGCAGCCACGATGGTGATGCCGCCGATGAAGTACTGCTGCCATGCGGGCTCGAGGCCAAGAAAGAGCGTCGAGTTGACGATCGTCTGGATTAGCAGCGCACCCGCAAGAGCCCCGAGGAAGGAACCCCGGGCGCCGAAGGCGCTTGCCCCGCCTATCACAACGGCAGTGATACTGGTGAGCGTGTATGACGCCCCCGCGGTTGCGTCGCCGATTCCCGACTGCACGAAGAAGACGACGCCGGCGGCTCCGACGAACAGCGCACACAACAGGTAGGCGGTCATGCGAATCCGCCTCACATCGATACCGATGCGTTGGGCCGATTGCTCATCGGAACCAACAGCCCGCAGGGACATTCCGAATCGGCTGCGTCGCAACATGTACTCGGTGGCGAGTACTAGTGCGACGGCGATGATGAACACCATCGGCACGGGCCCGTAGGACCGCCCGACCCAGAGGGCAAGGTCGGCGCTGACGAATCCCTCGGGGTTGGGCCGCATGAGTAGTGCCAGGCCCTGCAAGAGAAACAATGTCGCCAGGGTCGCCACGATAGGCGTGAAGCCACCGAAGCAGACGGCGACTCCGTGCACGAGCCCGATGCAACAGCTCGCCACGAGCACCACCCCCACCCCGAGCAGGACCGACCCGATGCCGTTGCCGGTCAGGACGAACGACCCCACCACGACGAGGAACCCGAGTGCAGCGCCAATTGAGACGTCGATACCGCCGGTCAGCATGACGACCTGCTGCCCGGCCGCCGCAAGCACGAGCGTGGTGGCGAGCAGGAGCAGGGAACTGATGTTGAACGACGACAGGAAGAGCGAGTCCACGCTCGCGGTGTAGGCGGCCAGAGCGAGCAGGGCCAGCACGACCATCGACACTGGAAAGAAGTCACCGGTGAGGAAGCGGCGCCCGCGTCCGGACGTTTTGCCCAACGCGGACTTCCGCTCGAGCTCGGTCTCGGCCATGACCGCGGCGCCTGTAATGGTTGACTCGGTGACCTCGTCACCGGCGAGGAGGGCGGTCACCTGCCCGCGCGCGAACACCGCGACGCGATCGCAGAGTCCCTCAAGCTCCTTGGCGTCGCTTGAGAGGACGACCACGGCGACGCCTGACTCGGCGGCCTCACGCAGAATCTTGTAGATCTCCGCGCGGGCGCCGACGTCCACACCCTGGGTGGGCTCTTCGATCAGCAACAATCGCGGGTGCGCGAGCAAGGTCCGCGCAATCATGATCTTCTGCTGGTTGCCCCCACTGAGCGACGCGATGGGCGTTTCGGTGGAGGGCGTCTTGATTCGGAGCCGCCGGATCTCCTCAACGGCGGCCTCGCCCTCCATGCGTCGTCGCACGACGCCGCCGAACGAGACGCTCGACAGAGCCCGAACGAGTAGATTCTCGCGCACTGAGAGCGACGTGAACATACCGTCGTCGTGCCGGTCCCCGGGGCAGTACGCAATGCCAGCTGCGGCCGCGGCGGGCACGCTGTCCAGTCGGGTCGACGTGCCATTCAGGCGTACGTCGCCTTCCACGCGCGCGAGCCCAGCGAGCCCGCGAAGGAACTCACGCTGGCCGTTGCCCGACACACCGGCCAGTCCGACGATCTCACCGCGCCTCACCTGCAGGTCGACATGGGAGAAGCCGTCCCCGCTAAGCGCCTGCACGTCGAGGACGTCGGGTCCCAGCGATGCAGCGGCGGGCTTGGCGGGGAACGTCGATTCGAGCGCCCGTCCGACGATCCGCTCGAGGATCTCGTGCTCGGTGACGGCGCCGGCCTCGAACGTCCCACGCATCACGCCGTCCCGCAGCACGGTGATGCGGTCGGCGATGCGCATCACGTCGGGGATGCGGTGGGAGATGTAGATGACCGCGGTCCCGGTAGCAGTGAGCTCGGAGATGACGGTGAAGAGTCGCTCGACTTCGTCGCTGACGAGGGGCTCGGTCGGCTCGTCTAGGACCAGCACGCTGGGACGCAGCGCCAGCGCCTTGGCGATCTCGAGTAGGTGGCGCTCCTCCACTGTCAGTTCACCGACACGTTGCAGCGGGTCCAGGCGCGCGCCGATCCTCGACAACTTCTGGTCGACCCACTCGCGGAGGTTGCGGCGGGACGGACGCTCGTCTCGCGGCACGACGAGGAGCAGGTTCTCCGCGACGGTGAGGTCGGGGAGCAGGGCGGGGTGCTGGTAGACGACCGCGAGTCCGGCGCTCTGCGCCTCCTTGGCGTCCGCACCCGACAGCAAGTTGCCGTTCACCTCGACCTTGCCTGCGTCGGCCGCTACTGACCCGGCGGCCACTCCGATCAGTGTGGACTTTCCAGCACCGTTCTCCCCGACGATCGCGTGGACCTCGCCGCTGCGCACGTCCAGCGAAACGTCGGTCAGCGCCTTCACGCCCGGGTAGGTCTTAGTGACTCCCGTCAGGGTGAGGACAGTGGCATTGCGCGCCTCGGTCTCAGGCTGCTCTTCGGTCGCCGACGTCACTCGGTGTCACCTTCCTTAGCTCGTCGCTCCGACGGAGCGGGGAGGAGCTTGACGACTTGTCGCCAGGGCAGGAGGCGCAATCCCACACCCAGGGCCACGATGGCACCCTCGATGACGTACCGGATCGCCGTGCCGGAGCCGCTCGCGAAGAGGAGTGCCTCAAGTTGGCACAGGAACAGCGCACCAACCGCGGTTCCGACCACGGTGCCGGTGCCTCCGGTCAGTGCGGTTCCGCCGATCACCACTGCCGCCACCGTGGTGAGTAGGTAGGGGTTGCCGACGTAAAGGTTGGGGGTCTTGAGGAAGCCTGCCACGAGCAGGCCGGCGACGGCGTAGGTGAAGGCCGCGAGGGCGTACGTCGCCACGAGGTAGCGGTCCTGCCGGATACCCGCGATCCTCGCAGCGCGCGCCGAGGAGCCAACAGCGTTGAACCGCCGGCCGGCGATCGTGCGGCTGCCGACGAAAGCCACGCCGGCAACGACTACCACCGCGACCAGGGCCGTGTTGGGCACCCCGAGCGTTCTGCCCAGGGCGAAGGACGTGAGGGATTGTGGGGCGTTCTGAGGTGATCCCTGAGTGAGCTGCTGAACAGCACCGAGGAAGAGGGCGTTGAGCGCGAGCGTGGCGACGATTGGCGAGACGTCGAGGTAGCGGATGCACAGGCCGACCACCGTCCCGGCCAAGGTGATCACTCCGACGGCGACGGCCAACGCCATCAATAGCCGGTCGTCCTGCCCGTTGGGTACCTGCGTGACGATCGCCGCCGAGAGCGATATCGCCCCAGCAACGGACAGATCGAACCCGCCCTGCTGGACCACCAGTGTTTGCCCGATCGCCGCCACGGCGAGGATCGCCGCGAATGGCAGCGTGGAGAGCAGGCTGCTTTCCGAGAGCGAGCCGCTCGCGACCGCCGGGCTGACGAGGAACAGCAGCATGGTCGCGACAGCGATCGGCAGCGCCCGCGCTGACATCAGTGCCTCGCGGAAGGTCTGTGTCGAGCGAATGCTGACACTCCCCTCCGCCCCCGGCGGCGGGCCGGCGGCGGAGGGCTCGAGGACCGAGAGGTCGTTCACGCGGGTGGCTCCTCAGCTGAAGAGGGCGGCGAGCTGATCGGGCGACAGCGTGGTGGACAGAATCGCGTCCGGCGGGAGATCCGGATTGCACTTGGGCTCGAGGTCGCCACCCTTCGTGGAGTCCTCCACGACGGTGTAGCCCATCGCGGTTGGCTCGTCGAGCTCGGTGCGATTGACCGCAGCGAGGAGACGGTGGCTGGCCAGACGCGAGATCCAGGTGCGAGAGGACTCGGTCATCAGCGCGAAGTCCGGGTTGTCCTTCGACAAGTCCTTCCACGTACAAGCCACGTCGTTGCCGTCCTGCACTGCCCAGGGCACGAGCGGCCTGCCAGCGGCCTGGAAGGCTCGCATCGCGCCGATCGAGCCGAGGCCGTAGTCGGAGATGATCCCGTCGACTTCGTCGTACTTGCTGAGCAGTCCGGCAGTCACCTTCTGGGTCTCTGCGGGATCCCAACCAGTGTCGATCGAGCCGCCCTCGAGGAGGGTCATCTCGGGGTGATCCTTGAAGACGTCGAGGATGCCGTCGGCGACCTTCTCGCTGAAACCGTTTCCGGGAGGGCCGCCCAGGAAGGCGACGTTGCCCTTGCCACCCAGCTGCTCGGCCATCCAAGTTGCCCAGTCCTGCCCGGCGACATACGGGGCGGACTGGTAGCCGGTGACGTCCGCGGTGTAGTCGACGCCGGGGTTCCCGCCGAGCTCGCCACCGAAGAGAACGACCGGGATGCCGCGCTGCATCGCCTGCTTGACCGTCGGGAGGGTGACGGGTCCTGGGTCGTTGTAGAGGGCGATGCCGTCGACACCCTTCGCGATCATGCCGTTGAGATCGGACTTGAGCTTCTCCGGGTCACCCTGGGCATCGGTGTAGATGACGTCGATGGAGTCACCACACTTGGCGACCTCGTCCTCGAACTCGGCCTTGACGATCTTGCGCCACGAGTTGCCCCCGTTGCTATCGGCGTAGCCCAGAGTCACCGGGGAGTCCGGGCATAGCGACGTCACGTCGACGAGCTGGTCCTGCGAGCCGACGACCTCGTCGGCCACGTTGGCCGGGTTGTCGGCCTGACTGGAGCCTCCGCCGCCTCCTCCGGACCCGTTGCTGGAGCTGCCGCAGGCGGCGAGCACGAGGGCGGTGGCGAAGAGGCCGGCGGTCCGTACGGTCTTCAGCGAGCGTGGTGCCATCGATCGAGCCTTTCTAGGGGGTGGTCCGAGAGTCGGCGGCGCGGCCGGGCCGCGGTGGGGCTACTGCTTGATGGTCAGCAGGCGCCGGGGGTTGTCGCGCGTGATGCGGTCAATGTCTTCGGCGGAGACGCCGTAGTCCTGCATGTAGTGGAGGACGTGATTGATGATGTGGTCGAAGCCATGGCCGCCCCAGTGGTGCAGCTGGATCTTGTATGCGACGTCGTGGGAGATCGTGATGCGGTCGGCGTAGCCGTCATCGACGAGCTCGGCAATCGCCTTGACGACCTCGATGTCGCGGGGCTCGCGGTAGCCGCCCGAGCGCTCGGGTGTGCCGAAGGTGCCCTTCGGCCAAGACTCCCAGTAGAACTCGCACCCGAACCGGTCGTAGGAAATGGTGGCACCGAAGTCGGCCATCGCGCGGGCATAGTCGGGGTCGGAGATGCTGTGGTAGACGTGTGCCATCACGACGCGCTCGAGGTCGGCGCCCCACGCTTGCAGCTTCTCCAAGATCCGCACGCCCTCCTTGCCGTAGGGCACGGGGGTGTGCACGCTCAGCGCGAGGCCGGTCTCCTGCTGAGCGATCACGCCGGCGCGGAGCATGCGCCACTCGACGTCATGGATGTCGTCGGACGTCCCGATCTCGCCGATGATGCCTGCCTTCACGTCGGTGCCGTCGACTCCGTCGCGCACTTCTCCAATCATCCACTCGGCGAGCTCGTCAATGGTCAGGTCCGCGACGCCGGGCGCCATAGCCGCGGCGGCGTAGTGGCCGGTCCCTACAACGATGTTCACACCACTGCGCTCCGCGACGCGCTTGATCGCCTCGGGACGGCGCCGCATCTCGACCGGGGTCTGGTCCACGATCGTGCGTCCGCCAACGGCGGTGTAGTACTCCAGCTCGGAGACAACGATGTTCTCGTCGTCGGCAGCGTCGCCGAAGGTGAGGTTGTCCCTGCTGATCACCGGATCCCGGCGCAGGTCCTCCAGGATCTCGATGTGGACGGGCTCGTGGGCGATCTTGCGCTTGCGCTCGTCGCGAGGTTCGGCCATCCACGCGGTGGTGTCGAAGAACAGGTGCTCGTGGGTGAGCGTGAAGCCGAGATCTTCCGCGGCAATCGGGCCTGTTGCGGTCATGACGACGTTCGGCAAATCCTTCTCCTTCGAGAATCAATCCACGATGCGAGCGAATGCTCGCTATGTAAACACCCCGTTGTCCCTTGGTCAAGGAGTCGTGTCGCTCAGCGACGCGCGGGGTTGACGTCGGTCGCCGGCACTGATCACACTGCGAGCCGTCGCCCGCATAGTGGATGGAGTCATGGACAAGCTCAGATCGCCCGCCGCTGTGACCGTGCCCGTCCACGGCAGCCACGAACAGCTCGCGTCCTTGGCCGAACTCAATCTCGACCGCGAAGTGAGGGTCGGACTGGCCGACGGCGCGGGTCGCAACGCCTGGCGACGAACGGTCAGGGCTGAGCTCGAGGACGAGATGTCTGGCTCGTCGTTCTTCACGCCACTTGCATTCCGGGACGCGGAGGGGGATCCAGTGCGTGCTTCGGCTCACATCGACGAACTGGCCGAAGTTGTCGATGTGCTCCTGGTGTACGCAGACTCGGGCTCCACTCTGCTTCCCGCCATCCAACGCGCCACGCGGCGAGGGGTGTACGTCGTGATCTTCGGCGGTGTGGTGGGCGGTCATCCGGGATCCGACTTCTTGGCATCCGTCAATGTCGGCGGCGGCGAAACCGTTGTCCGGCATGGTCGGCGCTACGGGAGTTGGGTTAGCCAGGCCGCGACGATGGCACACGGGACGGCGCCTGCAGACGGGGTCATCCTCCACCTCGGCGGCACCCGCGAAAACGCATACAGCGAGCTCGTTAACGCCGGCCTGCGCAAAGGCTCCTCAATCGCAGTCACTGACCCCGTTTCGACAGACTGGTCCGCGAAGGAGGGGACGGTTGCAGCACGAGAATCGCTGAAGACTTATCGGCGAGTCGTTGGGATCGTCTCGGAGGACTCGGCAGTCGCCTTGGCAGCCCTTCGGGAGTTCCGGCGAGTGGGCCACCCCCTGGTTCCATGCGCGACCCAGGACATGAACGGTCTTGCTCGCCTTTGGTACGAGTGCCGCGAGAACGAGCCGCGCTTCCAGCTCATGACCACGTCGTCACGGACATGGGTAGTTCGCGTTGCGTTGCGAAGGGGTGTCGCCGCCATCCTGGAAGCCGTGTGGTGGGAACCCACCGAGTTCGACTTCCCCGTTATCGAGGACACACTCAGTTCGCGGCCGCCTGTATGGCGGCCGGAACTGCCGGATGAGGCGATCAACTCGGCACTGGTGGACGCCTCTGTACTTCGGCGAGTGCTCGCCGAGGCGGAGTAGGTAGTGCCGGGGCTGGCGTCTCCAGGTGCACACACCGAGCTGCTTCGCGGGACGCGTCCGATTGGCGGGTTCCTGCAATCTCACTCCCCAGACGGCGAGATCGCGTCGACCTGAGTGCGGAGTGCGTCGATGACGTCCTGACTCGTGCCGCCCGGCGTTGAGGCGGCCACTGCCGAGACGAGCATCACGATCGCATTCGTCGCCCCTTGGAGGAGCCCGCTGACATCCACAGTGACCTGGTCGGACGACGGATCCTGCGCGATGGTGACCGCGTCCGCCGCGAGTAATCGCTGAACCACCAGTTCGGACTCCGCCAAACCTTCGGCTTCAGAGCGTCCCCACACCTCGATGGAGTCCAGCAAGATGTGGGCAGCCCGTCGAGCAGCTTCACTGATGAGTCCTGCGCCCTCGTCCATGTCTCATCCATCCTTCGTTGGCTAGACAGCGTTCACATCTCGCAGCGTCTATGCGCTGACATCGCGCGCCTGCTCTCGCAGAAGCTTTCCGAGGTGTACGGACCATACGCCGAGACGACATCTCGTATCACTGACTGATCTCGCGTAACTTTCACCGTACCGGCACGGTCTCCGTCGAGACCATCAATCAACTTCGTTCAACCCATCGGACGAACGTGCTTCCGATTGACGCCACCCGTCGATTTCTGAGGAGAACCCCATGAGCTGGCAGCGCAAGACTGTGACGGTGCCCTCCGAGCTGTTGACAGCCATCGAGGCCGAAAGCGAGTGGAGCGACGCGGTTGTCACAGGCCCGATGATCTACGCCGCCGGGCAGCTCGGTTGGGACAAGACGACTGGCGTTTTCGCGGAGGGCATCGAGGCTCAGGCGGAGTTGGCGCTTCAGAACGTCGAAGAGTTGCTCGAGCGCGCAGGAGCTTCGCTCAGTGATGTCGTGCACGTCCGTACATACCTGACGGACGCGAACGACTACCACCGCTACGAGCCTGTGTTCCAGCGATTCTTCCCCACAGATCCTCCGGCGCGCGTGTCCATCGTTGTCGCACAGAACATCCACGACGCACTCATCAACTTCGAGATCGTCGCCATCAAGACGGGCAGCACACAGTCGTACTGATCAGCCCTTGCGGGCGGTGATCCTCTCCGTCGCGGCGGGCAGGACCGTGTGGAGGTCGCCCACGACGCCGAAGTCGACGAGCTCGAAGATCGGCGCCTCGGGGTCCTTGTTGACCGCGACGATGGTCTTCGACGTCTGCATGCCGGCGCGGTGCTGGATCGCACCCGAGATGCCGTTGGCGACGTAGAGCTGCGGCGAGACCGTCTTGCCGGTCTGACCGACCTGGAAGGCGTGCGGCATCCAGCCGGAGTCGACCGCGGCACGCGAGGCGCCCACGGCCGCGCCGAGCGAGTCCGCGAAGCCCTCGACCGGCTCGAAGTTGCCGCCGGTGCCACGGCCACCGGAGACCACGATCGCGGCCTCGGTGAGCTCGGGACGCCCGGTCGACTGCCGCGGCTGGGTGGCGACGATCTGCGCACCCTTCGCCGCGTCGGACACGGTCGCAGCGAACGCCTCGACCGCGGCAGCGCCGTCAGCCTCCTCGGGGGCGGCCGAGTTGGGCTTGACGGTGATGATCGGCGTGCCCTGGGTGACCTTCGCCTGCACGGTGTAGTTGCCCGCGAACACGCTCTGCGTGGTCACGCCCGAGTCGGCGACGTCGACGGCGTCGGTGATCAGGCCCGAGCCCAGCTTGATCGCCAGGCGACCGGCGACCTCCTTGTTCTCGAACGTCGACGGCAGCAGGATCGCGGCCGGCGAGCTCTTCTCGGCCAGCTGCTGCAGCGCCTCGGCCTTCGGCGCGACGAGGTAGCCCTTGATCTGGGCGTCGTCGACGACGTAGACCTTCGCGGCGCCGTACTTCTTGACCTTCTCCGCCACGGCGTCGCCCTGCTCGGGCGAGCCGAAGAACACCGCGGACGGCTCGCCGAGGCGGCGGGCGATCGTGAGCAGCTCGTAGGTGGGCTTCTTGACCTCGCCGTCGGCGTGGTCGACTACAACAAGAACCTCAGACATGGACATCAGATCCCTCATGGGTGGCGTTGGCGTTGTTTGCTGTGTGGTGTTGGTAAGCCGGTCGCCACCGCTGTGTGTACGTCATTCATTCGGCCCGCACGGCATACGAGAACGACGATTTCAACAGTGGCGCCGGGCGGCTCATGGGACGGCTGTGGTGCGCGCCTGTCTTCAGATGAACTTCTTGGACGCGAGGAACTCGACCAGCGCAGTGGCGCCCGACCCGTCCTCGTCGGTGACGATCTCGCCGGCGGTGCGCGGCGGGCGGGCCTCGGTGTCCTCCACCTGTGACCAGGCGACATCGAGGCCGACATCGCCGGCGTCGACTCCCAGGTCGGACAGGGACCAGGTCTCGATCGGCTTCTTCTTGGCGGCCATGATGCCCTTGAAGGACGGGTAGCGGGCCTCGCCCGACTGGTCGGTCACCGACAGCACGATCGGCAGGGTCGCGCCGATGACCTCGGTGGATCCCTCGTTGTCGCGCTTGATGCGCACCTGGTCGCCCTGCGACTCCACCACGGAGGCGAGGGTGACCTGCGGGAGGCTGAGGCGCTCGGCCAGCATGGCGGGGACGACGGAGCCGGAGGCGTCGGTCGAGGCCATGCCGCAGATCACGAGGTCGGCGCCGGTGTCGGCCTTGATCTTCTCGATGGCCTTGGCCAGCACCAGCGAGGTGGCGATGTAGTCGGAGCCCGCGATCGCGTCGTCGACGACGTGGACGCCGGAGTCGGCACCCATCTGGAGCGACTTGCGCACCGCGTCGACGGCCTTCTCGGGCCCGACGGTGAGCGCGGTGACGGTGATCTCCTCGCTCTCACGCTTCTCCCGGAACTGGAGGGCCTGCTCGACGGCGTACTCGTCGAGCTCGGACAGCAGGCCTTCGACGCCGACGCGGTCGACGGTGTTGTCGTCCTCGAACTTGCGATCGGCCGTGGCGTCCGGCACGTACTTCACACAGACAACAATGTTCATCTCGCTCCTGGGATTGAGGCTCGGTGCTATCCAGACGATAACGCGACCTAGGTCACTATGCGAACATCTGCTCACCAATCGAGCTGGCTATGAACCCGGACGCCGGACCATCAAGCACCTCGCACTGCCGGCTCGCAGAGCACCCCACCAAAGCCCGGCGCCGTAAGCCAGGTCATCGGCACGCCTCGCCGCGAGCACGGTGACCGCACCTACTCCCGGTCGCTCGCGCATGAAAAGGGCGATATCCACCAGGAGCGCCGCAACGAATGCTCGCCGAACAGACCTGCTGACGAGTAGCGCCAGCAGCGTCCCAGGCCACCAGTGCCGGAGGATCAGAGCGGACTCCTGCTGCACCGCCCATCCCAGGCCGCGCAGCGACAGTCGGAAGGCGAAGGCGCGGCGGTCCTGGTCCCGGTCCAGCGGAAGAGTCCGGTGCAGGAGCCGAGCGCTCACCGCCACCGACATAGCGGCAACCGGCAGGGACCACTTGCGGCGGACCAGCAAAGCGAATGCGCCAACCGCCATCACGGGCGAGAGGGCTGCTGGGGCTACGCGATCGCCATGTCGGCGCGCGAGGTCGCCGCCACCGGTGCCGTAGACGAACTTGCGTCCGAGCCATCCGCGCACCGTCGGTCGTACGTCGTGCCGTGCAACGACTGTGGGGTCGTACCGAACGACCTGACCGCGATCATGGAGACGCCAGACCAGATCGACGTCCTCGCCCACGCGCATGTGCGCGTCAAACCCGCGGCCCAGAAGGGAGGTCCGACCCACCAGGCACGCCGAGGGCAACCATCCGACTGCCGCCCCCGGGCGCACTTGAGCGCCGCGCGACCCAAGATCGAGTGACGATGCGGCCACGTCGTACCGCTCGAACCAGCGCGGTCGCTCAGACCCGCAGGATCCTCGGACCGCCGGTCCGACCAGTGCCAGCCGGGGGTCCGTGCAGTGGCGGGCCAGCATCTGCAACGCTAGCGCCGTGACAGTCACGTCCGAGTCCACGAACGCGACCAGTTGAGTCGTGACCTGCTTGAGCCCGACGTTCC is part of the Nocardioides cavernae genome and harbors:
- a CDS encoding electron transfer flavoprotein subunit alpha/FixB family protein, with the translated sequence MSEVLVVVDHADGEVKKPTYELLTIARRLGEPSAVFFGSPEQGDAVAEKVKKYGAAKVYVVDDAQIKGYLVAPKAEALQQLAEKSSPAAILLPSTFENKEVAGRLAIKLGSGLITDAVDVADSGVTTQSVFAGNYTVQAKVTQGTPIITVKPNSAAPEEADGAAAVEAFAATVSDAAKGAQIVATQPRQSTGRPELTEAAIVVSGGRGTGGNFEPVEGFADSLGAAVGASRAAVDSGWMPHAFQVGQTGKTVSPQLYVANGISGAIQHRAGMQTSKTIVAVNKDPEAPIFELVDFGVVGDLHTVLPAATERITARKG
- a CDS encoding electron transfer flavoprotein subunit beta/FixA family protein, with product MNIVVCVKYVPDATADRKFEDDNTVDRVGVEGLLSELDEYAVEQALQFREKRESEEITVTALTVGPEKAVDAVRKSLQMGADSGVHVVDDAIAGSDYIATSLVLAKAIEKIKADTGADLVICGMASTDASGSVVPAMLAERLSLPQVTLASVVESQGDQVRIKRDNEGSTEVIGATLPIVLSVTDQSGEARYPSFKGIMAAKKKPIETWSLSDLGVDAGDVGLDVAWSQVEDTEARPPRTAGEIVTDEDGSGATALVEFLASKKFI
- the mftF gene encoding mycofactocin biosynthesis glycosyltransferase MftF (Members of this protein family, MftF, are glycosyltransferases, members of PF00535 (glycosyl transferase family 2). The encoding gene is found as part of the mycofactocin cassette, in Mycobacterium tuberculosis, many other Actinobacteria, and occasional members of other lineages. Mycofactocin itself, a putative redox carrier, is a heavily modified derivative of the C-terminal Val-Tyr dipeptide of the mycofactocin precursor MftA (TIGR03969).) codes for the protein MTELPVGFRVELRTDVRRVDGGRVLLGGSPVRVVRMTPRAVALLSQGVLEVVDTATGRLARQLLDGNVADPVLPRQPVAASDITVVIPVRDRSAQLERCLEALRPLKAIVVDDASLDAAAIRTVADRFEAKYVRLDVNVGPAGARNVGLKQVTTQLVAFVDSDVTVTALALQMLARHCTDPRLALVGPAVRGSCGSERPRWFERYDVAASSLDLGSRGAQVRPGAAVGWLPSACLVGRTSLLGRGFDAHMRVGEDVDLVWRLHDRGQVVRYDPTVVARHDVRPTVRGWLGRKFVYGTGGGDLARRHGDRVAPAALSPVMAVGAFALLVRRKWSLPVAAMSVAVSARLLHRTLPLDRDQDRRAFAFRLSLRGLGWAVQQESALILRHWWPGTLLALLVSRSVRRAFVAALLVDIALFMRERPGVGAVTVLAARRADDLAYGAGLWWGALRAGSARCLMVRRPGS